A genomic segment from Spinacia oleracea cultivar Varoflay chromosome 3, BTI_SOV_V1, whole genome shotgun sequence encodes:
- the LOC110791762 gene encoding probable glucan 1,3-beta-glucosidase A isoform X3 — MNEVEGLKGNSKVRGVNLGGWLVIEGWIKPSLFDGISNGDMLDGTEVQFKSVTLQKYVSAENGGGSDVSVSRDIPSTWETFRLWRVSETEFQLRSTEGQFWTCDGQGSSVSATTDAPASSGSTFFIEKLNNSSRVHIKLQSGIYLQALTESQLTADYQGIPGWDDNAATFVMTIVSNNLHGDFQLANGYGHAKAKEVLEEHRNSFITISDFYFLSTHGINTVRIPVGWWIAFDPDPPAPFIGGSLAALDNAFSWAQTYNIKCIVDLHAAPGSQNGMEHSSSRDGSVDWPTSQDNIDKTLDVIDFLASRYAKHPALLGIELLNEPSAAGVSLDILVSYYQKGYQTVRKYSPTAYVIVCQRIGNADPLELYQANIGFTNVVVDLHYYNLFDTFFVNMSSAQNVDYVYKSREAQLQQLNNASGPLLFIGEWVNEWNVTRGSEQDYQSFGKVQLDVYNAASFGWAYWTLKNDRKHWDFEWNIRNKYLEFTCWCTNPMTGSTTVNGVAFPTAKMSIVEQMGFSLF, encoded by the exons ATGAATGAAGTGGAAGGATTAAAGGGGAATTCCAAAGTAAGAGGAGTGAATTTAGGTGGGTGGTTGGTGATTGAAGGGTGGATTAAGCCTTCTCTCTTTGATGGAATTTCCAATGGAGATATGCTT GATGGGACAGAGGTGCAATTTAAGTCAGTGACATTGCAGAAGTATGTTTCTGCTGAGAATGGAGGTGGCTCAGATGTCTCAGTCAGTAGGGATATACCTTCTACCTGGGAAACTTTCCGG TTATGGAGAGTATCCGAGACTGAATTCCAATTGCGCTCCACGGAAGGGCAATTCTGGACTTGTGATGGCCAAGGAAGCTCGGTATCAGCTACTACAGATGCACCAGCGTCTAGTGGTAGTACGTTTTTCATAGAAAAACTCAACAATAGCAGCAGAGTTCATATAAAACTTCAGAGTGGCATTTATTTGCAG GCTCTGACAGAAAGCCAGCTTACAGCAGATTATCAAGGAATCCCAGGATGGGATGATAATGCAGCCACCTTTGTGATGACAATTGTGTCCAATAATCTTCATGGTGATTTCCAGCTTGCAAATGGATATGGACATGCCAAGGCCAAAGAAGTTCTGGAG GAACACAGAAATAGCTTTATCACCATAAGTGACTTCTATTTTCTCAGTACGCATGGGATAAATACGGTGAGGATTCCTGTTGGCTGGTGGATTGCTTTCGATCCTGATCCTCCTGCACCTTTCATTGGAGGATCATTGGCAGCATTAGACAACGCGTTTTCCTGGGCCCA AACATATAATATAAAGTGCATAGTTGATCTTCATGCTGCCCCTGGTTCTCAAAACGGAATGGAACATAGTTCTAGCAGAGATGGTTCAGTTGACTGGCCTACTTCACAAGATAATATTGATAAAACATTGGATGTTATTGATTTCTTGGCCTCCAG GTACGCAAAGCACCCTGCATTGTTGGGAATCGAGCTCTTGAATGAGCCGTCGGCTGCAGGAGTTTCCCTGGATATTTTGGTTTCCTACTACCAAAAAGGCTACCAGACTGTAAGAAAGTATTCCCCAACGGCTTATGTTATCGTCTGCCAGCGAATAGGCAATGCAGATCCTCTTGAACTTTATCAGGCTAACATAGGTTTCACAAACGTCGTGGTAGACCTGCACTACTACAATCTTTTCGATACTTTCTTCGTTAATATGAGCTCAGCTCAGAATGTTGACTATGTATACAAGAGCAGGGAAGCTCAACTGCAACAGCTTAACAATGCAAGTGGTCCACTTCTTTTCATAG GTGAATGGGTGAATGAATGGAATGTAACAAGGGGATCAGAACAAGATTACCAGAGTTTCGGAAAAGTGCAGTTAGATGTTTATAATGCTGCTTCATTTGGATGGGCTTATTGGACACTCAAAAATGACAGGAAGCACTGGGATTTTGAATGGAATATCAGAAACAAGTATCTTGAATTCA CTTGCTGGTGTACAAATCCCATGACAGGTTCAACCACAGTAAATGGGGTTGCATTTCCAACAGCAAAGATGAGCATTGTAGAACAAATGGGATTTTCTCTGTTCTGA
- the LOC110791762 gene encoding probable glucan 1,3-beta-glucosidase A isoform X1, with amino-acid sequence MEFVSSKWVLPFLFTLWLLFSVALSVEGLKGNSKVRGVNLGGWLVIEGWIKPSLFDGISNGDMLDGTEVQFKSVTLQKYVSAENGGGSDVSVSRDIPSTWETFRLWRVSETEFQLRSTEGQFWTCDGQGSSVSATTDAPASSGSTFFIEKLNNSSRVHIKLQSGIYLQALTESQLTADYQGIPGWDDNAATFVMTIVSNNLHGDFQLANGYGHAKAKEVLEEHRNSFITISDFYFLSTHGINTVRIPVGWWIAFDPDPPAPFIGGSLAALDNAFSWAQTYNIKCIVDLHAAPGSQNGMEHSSSRDGSVDWPTSQDNIDKTLDVIDFLASRYAKHPALLGIELLNEPSAAGVSLDILVSYYQKGYQTVRKYSPTAYVIVCQRIGNADPLELYQANIGFTNVVVDLHYYNLFDTFFVNMSSAQNVDYVYKSREAQLQQLNNASGPLLFIGEWVNEWNVTRGSEQDYQSFGKVQLDVYNAASFGWAYWTLKNDRKHWDFEWNIRNKYLEFTCWCTNPMTGSTTVNGVAFPTAKMSIVEQMGFSLF; translated from the exons ATGGAATTTGTTTCCTCAAAATGGGTCTTACCATTTCTGTTTACCCTTTGGCTCCTCTTCTCAGTTGCACTGTCAG TGGAAGGATTAAAGGGGAATTCCAAAGTAAGAGGAGTGAATTTAGGTGGGTGGTTGGTGATTGAAGGGTGGATTAAGCCTTCTCTCTTTGATGGAATTTCCAATGGAGATATGCTT GATGGGACAGAGGTGCAATTTAAGTCAGTGACATTGCAGAAGTATGTTTCTGCTGAGAATGGAGGTGGCTCAGATGTCTCAGTCAGTAGGGATATACCTTCTACCTGGGAAACTTTCCGG TTATGGAGAGTATCCGAGACTGAATTCCAATTGCGCTCCACGGAAGGGCAATTCTGGACTTGTGATGGCCAAGGAAGCTCGGTATCAGCTACTACAGATGCACCAGCGTCTAGTGGTAGTACGTTTTTCATAGAAAAACTCAACAATAGCAGCAGAGTTCATATAAAACTTCAGAGTGGCATTTATTTGCAG GCTCTGACAGAAAGCCAGCTTACAGCAGATTATCAAGGAATCCCAGGATGGGATGATAATGCAGCCACCTTTGTGATGACAATTGTGTCCAATAATCTTCATGGTGATTTCCAGCTTGCAAATGGATATGGACATGCCAAGGCCAAAGAAGTTCTGGAG GAACACAGAAATAGCTTTATCACCATAAGTGACTTCTATTTTCTCAGTACGCATGGGATAAATACGGTGAGGATTCCTGTTGGCTGGTGGATTGCTTTCGATCCTGATCCTCCTGCACCTTTCATTGGAGGATCATTGGCAGCATTAGACAACGCGTTTTCCTGGGCCCA AACATATAATATAAAGTGCATAGTTGATCTTCATGCTGCCCCTGGTTCTCAAAACGGAATGGAACATAGTTCTAGCAGAGATGGTTCAGTTGACTGGCCTACTTCACAAGATAATATTGATAAAACATTGGATGTTATTGATTTCTTGGCCTCCAG GTACGCAAAGCACCCTGCATTGTTGGGAATCGAGCTCTTGAATGAGCCGTCGGCTGCAGGAGTTTCCCTGGATATTTTGGTTTCCTACTACCAAAAAGGCTACCAGACTGTAAGAAAGTATTCCCCAACGGCTTATGTTATCGTCTGCCAGCGAATAGGCAATGCAGATCCTCTTGAACTTTATCAGGCTAACATAGGTTTCACAAACGTCGTGGTAGACCTGCACTACTACAATCTTTTCGATACTTTCTTCGTTAATATGAGCTCAGCTCAGAATGTTGACTATGTATACAAGAGCAGGGAAGCTCAACTGCAACAGCTTAACAATGCAAGTGGTCCACTTCTTTTCATAG GTGAATGGGTGAATGAATGGAATGTAACAAGGGGATCAGAACAAGATTACCAGAGTTTCGGAAAAGTGCAGTTAGATGTTTATAATGCTGCTTCATTTGGATGGGCTTATTGGACACTCAAAAATGACAGGAAGCACTGGGATTTTGAATGGAATATCAGAAACAAGTATCTTGAATTCA CTTGCTGGTGTACAAATCCCATGACAGGTTCAACCACAGTAAATGGGGTTGCATTTCCAACAGCAAAGATGAGCATTGTAGAACAAATGGGATTTTCTCTGTTCTGA
- the LOC110791762 gene encoding probable glucan 1,3-beta-glucosidase A isoform X2 produces MEFVSSKWVLPFLFTLWLLFSVALSVEGLKGNSKVRGVNLGGWLVIEGWIKPSLFDGISNGDMLDGTEVQFKSVTLQKYVSAENGGGSDVSVSRDIPSTWETFRLWRVSETEFQLRSTEGQFWTCDGQGSSVSATTDAPASSGSTFFIEKLNNSSRVHIKLQSGIYLQALTESQLTADYQGIPGWDDNAATFVMTIVSNNLHGDFQLANGYGHAKAKEVLEEHRNSFITISDFYFLSTHGINTVRIPVGWWIAFDPDPPAPFIGGSLAALDNAFSWAQTYNIKCIVDLHAAPGSQNGMEHSSSRDGSVDWPTSQDNIDKTLDVIDFLASRYAKHPALLGIELLNEPSAAGVSLDILVSYYQKGYQTVRKYSPTAYVIVCQRIGNADPLELYQANIGFTNVVVDLHYYNLFDTFFVNMSSAQNVDYVYKSREAQLQQLNNASGPLLFIGEWVNEWNVTRGSEQDYQSFGKVQLDVYNAASFGWAYWTLKNDRKHWDFEWNIRNKYLEFSSFSPRLQVSGVILFLVFTCSYLFLHHIL; encoded by the exons ATGGAATTTGTTTCCTCAAAATGGGTCTTACCATTTCTGTTTACCCTTTGGCTCCTCTTCTCAGTTGCACTGTCAG TGGAAGGATTAAAGGGGAATTCCAAAGTAAGAGGAGTGAATTTAGGTGGGTGGTTGGTGATTGAAGGGTGGATTAAGCCTTCTCTCTTTGATGGAATTTCCAATGGAGATATGCTT GATGGGACAGAGGTGCAATTTAAGTCAGTGACATTGCAGAAGTATGTTTCTGCTGAGAATGGAGGTGGCTCAGATGTCTCAGTCAGTAGGGATATACCTTCTACCTGGGAAACTTTCCGG TTATGGAGAGTATCCGAGACTGAATTCCAATTGCGCTCCACGGAAGGGCAATTCTGGACTTGTGATGGCCAAGGAAGCTCGGTATCAGCTACTACAGATGCACCAGCGTCTAGTGGTAGTACGTTTTTCATAGAAAAACTCAACAATAGCAGCAGAGTTCATATAAAACTTCAGAGTGGCATTTATTTGCAG GCTCTGACAGAAAGCCAGCTTACAGCAGATTATCAAGGAATCCCAGGATGGGATGATAATGCAGCCACCTTTGTGATGACAATTGTGTCCAATAATCTTCATGGTGATTTCCAGCTTGCAAATGGATATGGACATGCCAAGGCCAAAGAAGTTCTGGAG GAACACAGAAATAGCTTTATCACCATAAGTGACTTCTATTTTCTCAGTACGCATGGGATAAATACGGTGAGGATTCCTGTTGGCTGGTGGATTGCTTTCGATCCTGATCCTCCTGCACCTTTCATTGGAGGATCATTGGCAGCATTAGACAACGCGTTTTCCTGGGCCCA AACATATAATATAAAGTGCATAGTTGATCTTCATGCTGCCCCTGGTTCTCAAAACGGAATGGAACATAGTTCTAGCAGAGATGGTTCAGTTGACTGGCCTACTTCACAAGATAATATTGATAAAACATTGGATGTTATTGATTTCTTGGCCTCCAG GTACGCAAAGCACCCTGCATTGTTGGGAATCGAGCTCTTGAATGAGCCGTCGGCTGCAGGAGTTTCCCTGGATATTTTGGTTTCCTACTACCAAAAAGGCTACCAGACTGTAAGAAAGTATTCCCCAACGGCTTATGTTATCGTCTGCCAGCGAATAGGCAATGCAGATCCTCTTGAACTTTATCAGGCTAACATAGGTTTCACAAACGTCGTGGTAGACCTGCACTACTACAATCTTTTCGATACTTTCTTCGTTAATATGAGCTCAGCTCAGAATGTTGACTATGTATACAAGAGCAGGGAAGCTCAACTGCAACAGCTTAACAATGCAAGTGGTCCACTTCTTTTCATAG GTGAATGGGTGAATGAATGGAATGTAACAAGGGGATCAGAACAAGATTACCAGAGTTTCGGAAAAGTGCAGTTAGATGTTTATAATGCTGCTTCATTTGGATGGGCTTATTGGACACTCAAAAATGACAGGAAGCACTGGGATTTTGAATGGAATATCAGAAACAAGTATCTTGAATTCA GCAGTTTTTCACCCAGATTGCAAGTTTCTGGTGTCATTTTGTTCCTGGTATTCACTTGTAGCTACTTGTTCTTGCATCATATTTTGTAA